AGACATGGCAATGAGTGGTGCTCATTGCCATGTCTGCTGTAGTTGATGATTTTTCTTGCCGACGCGCGGTTGCGCCCTACGATGCGCGGCGAAGGCAATCTTACGACCGCTGAAGCCATGCCACATCTATTTGAACCATTTACATTGCGCGGGTTGACACTCAAACATCGCATCGTCGTCTCACCGATGTGCATGTATTCGAGCCGGGATGGATTCGCCAACGATTGGCATCTTGTGCATTTGGGGAGTCGCGCCTGCGGCGGGGCGGCGCTGGTGTTTACCGAGGCGACATCAGTGGAGGCCGAAGGGCGCATTTCACCCGACGATCTGGGGTTGTGGAAGGACGAGCACATTGAGTTTCTGAGGCGCATCACGACGTTCATTAAGTCGCAAAGCAGCGCGCCGGGCATTCAATTGGCGCACGCGGGTCGCAAGGCCAGCACGCTTTCGCCGCAGGAAGGGAAGCGCGGCATCGTCTCGAAAGAAAATGGCGGCTGGATGCCGCTCGCGCCAAGCCCGATTCCTTTCAATCCCGGCGATCCCTCGCCGGAGGAACTGACCGTCGAAGGTATCCAGCGGATCGTGCGGAAGTTTCGGGAGGCCGCTGCGCGAGCGTTAGCCGCCGGGTTCGAAGTCGTCGAAATGCATTCGGCGCATGGTTATCTACTCAACGAATTCCTCTCGCCACTCGCGAACCATCGAAAGGATGCGTACGGCGGTTCCTTTGACAATCGTACCCGAATCGTGCGGGAAGTCACGGCGGCGGTTCGTGAGGTGTGGCCGGAGAGCAAGCCGCTTTTCCTGCGCATCTCCGCGACCGACTGGAAAGAGCCGGAAGGTTGGACCATTGAGCAGTCGGTGGAATTGGCGAAGATGGTGAGAGGGCTGGGCGTGGACTTGATTGATTGTTCTTCTGGCGGACTGGTACCTGACGCCAAGATTCCCGCTGCGCCCGGTTACCAAATCCCCTTCGCCGAGAGAATTCGTCGCGAAGCCGGTATCGCCACCGGGGCGGTCGGGCTCATTACCACGACTGCCCAAGCTGATGAGATTATTCGCGCTGGCAAAGCGGATCTGGTCCTGATGGCGCGCGGATTCCTGCGCGATCCGTATTTCCCGTTACGTGCCGCCGCCGAGCTTGGCCATGACATAGAGTGGCCAAAACAGTATTTGCGGGCGAAGGGAAAGTAACGCGAAGTTTGAATGCGCAACGCGTCCTCACTGGTTGGGGGGGAGTACCCAACCAGTGAAGCCTCTCTGGCTGATGGCCAGGAGAGGTGCGAGACGTGCTTGAACCAGGACGGAATTATTACTTGCGTGATCGAAAGCGCAATCGGCGGCAGCCAATTCCGAAGGCGGCAGCGACTATTCCGAATCCGACGAGGGCAATCGAAGAGGGTTCAGGAACGGCGGTGACCTGTTGCGCGAGTAAGCTCGTGCTATCTCCTCCCTCGATACTTTGACTATAGAGGAACGTGGTCAGTTCCGGGTAATAGCCGAAAACTGAATCGTTTCCCGCCAATTCGTTCGACGTGACGGTGCTGGTGAAACTGAATTGCAGTTGGCCGTTCGGGTTCAATGGCGCGGTCGTCGTCGTATAGCGGACGGAATAGCCGCCATAATAGCCAGTCTCCACGAAGGTATCCCATCCGGTCGGGGCCGTCTCAGCCGTGGGACTGACGCTCATGAAATCGAGGCCCGGGATCCAGCTAAACCAGAGCGTTTCGATCGGGCTGGTCGAGGTGGAGTGATTGTTCAACGTGAGCGTATAATTGAATGCACCCCCGCCCGCATCCTGGCTGCTGATGGTGACCGCAGCATCAATGGTCGCACGGGCATCGCGCGTCGTGACGCATATGAGCAGCCCAACCACGCAAATTGAGATGACAGATGACCTGAATACGTGTGCCATAATGCCCCCTTTTGAGGTCGTAGCCCCCCACTTCCTCATCGAATCCTGTTCCAAGATTAAACCGAAAAACATACCCTATTGGTAGTGAGAGGAACGGGCGGAAGATTTGTTCCGGGGGTGGGCTATACAGCGGTAGGCGGGCCGCTCACCCTACAATTTCAAGGGAAAGTCATCACTCCTCATCTGCTCTTAGCTTGGCGATGACGTTTAGGTCTTCCAGCGTAGTGGTATCGCCTTTGACTTCGCCGCCGGCGGCGATTTCTTTCAGGAGGCGGCGCATGATTTTGCCGCTGCGGGTTTTGGGGAGGGCGTCGGTGAAACGGATATCGTCGGGCTTGGCGATGGGGCCGATTTGGGTGGCGACGTGGGCGCGGAGTTCTTCCTTGAGCGAGGGCGAGACGTTGACGTCGCTGCGGGCGGTGACGAAGGCGACGAGGGCCTGGCCTTTCAGCGCGTCGGGGCGGCCGACGACGGCGGCCTCGGCGACTTTCGGGTGCGAGACGAGGGCGCTTTCGACCTCGGCGGTGCCGATGCGGTGGCCGGCGACGTTGAGTACGTCGTCGATGCGACCGACGATCCAGAAATAACCGTCCTTGTCGCGGCGGCAACCGTCGCCGGTGAAATAGACGTGCGGAATCTCACTCCAGTATTGGCGCTGAAAGCGTTCGGGGTCGCCGTAGATGGTGCGGAGCATCGACGGCCAGGGACGGCGGATCACCAAGTAGCCGCCCACGTTTGCAGGAAGTTCCTTGCCTTCCTTGTTGACCACGGCGG
The Verrucomicrobiia bacterium genome window above contains:
- a CDS encoding NADH:flavin oxidoreductase/NADH oxidase, whose protein sequence is MPHLFEPFTLRGLTLKHRIVVSPMCMYSSRDGFANDWHLVHLGSRACGGAALVFTEATSVEAEGRISPDDLGLWKDEHIEFLRRITTFIKSQSSAPGIQLAHAGRKASTLSPQEGKRGIVSKENGGWMPLAPSPIPFNPGDPSPEELTVEGIQRIVRKFREAAARALAAGFEVVEMHSAHGYLLNEFLSPLANHRKDAYGGSFDNRTRIVREVTAAVREVWPESKPLFLRISATDWKEPEGWTIEQSVELAKMVRGLGVDLIDCSSGGLVPDAKIPAAPGYQIPFAERIRREAGIATGAVGLITTTAQADEIIRAGKADLVLMARGFLRDPYFPLRAAAELGHDIEWPKQYLRAKGK
- a CDS encoding PEP-CTERM sorting domain-containing protein: MAHVFRSSVISICVVGLLICVTTRDARATIDAAVTISSQDAGGGAFNYTLTLNNHSTSTSPIETLWFSWIPGLDFMSVSPTAETAPTGWDTFVETGYYGGYSVRYTTTTAPLNPNGQLQFSFTSTVTSNELAGNDSVFGYYPELTTFLYSQSIEGGDSTSLLAQQVTAVPEPSSIALVGFGIVAAAFGIGCRRLRFRSRK